One genomic window of Vibrio mangrovi includes the following:
- the nagK gene encoding N-acetylglucosamine kinase yields the protein MYYGFDVGGTKIEFGAFDTTLTRVATERVFTPREDYEQFIEVIAELVGKYDAILECTGMVGLGLPGIEQADDGVLLTANIPCVNGRCLRQYLGKRLNRPVRLENDANCFVLSEAWDDSIRNSPSVMGLILGTGLGGGLVYHGEVFSGRNQVAGEVGHMRMPIDAWFLLGDNPPLLSCGCGKQGCLENYISGRGFEILYEHRHGEAKNAVDIIQDYQAGDATAVTFVDFFMELLAICLGNIFTACDPHIVVLGGGLANFEQLYQELPRRIPRYLLPIARCPEIRKAKYGTSGGVRGAAFLNLKP from the coding sequence ATGTATTACGGCTTTGATGTCGGTGGAACGAAAATTGAGTTCGGTGCATTTGATACAACGCTGACGCGGGTCGCAACCGAACGGGTATTTACCCCACGGGAGGATTACGAGCAGTTTATCGAAGTCATTGCTGAACTGGTCGGGAAATACGATGCAATTCTGGAGTGTACCGGTATGGTCGGATTGGGATTGCCTGGTATAGAGCAGGCTGACGATGGGGTGCTTTTGACAGCCAATATTCCCTGTGTAAACGGACGTTGCCTGCGTCAGTATCTTGGAAAAAGACTTAATCGTCCGGTCAGGCTGGAGAATGACGCAAATTGTTTTGTTCTTTCCGAAGCATGGGATGATTCAATCCGAAACAGCCCTTCCGTTATGGGGCTGATTCTGGGAACCGGACTTGGCGGCGGCTTGGTTTATCACGGGGAAGTATTTTCCGGCAGAAACCAGGTGGCCGGAGAAGTCGGTCATATGAGAATGCCGATTGATGCGTGGTTCCTGCTGGGAGATAACCCGCCATTGTTATCCTGTGGATGCGGCAAGCAGGGATGTCTGGAAAATTATATTTCCGGCCGGGGATTTGAAATATTGTATGAACACCGGCATGGCGAAGCGAAAAATGCAGTTGATATTATTCAGGATTATCAGGCCGGAGATGCAACAGCAGTTACTTTCGTCGACTTTTTCATGGAGCTTCTGGCGATATGTCTGGGGAATATATTTACGGCCTGTGATCCCCACATTGTTGTTCTGGGTGGTGGACTGGCGAATTTTGAACAGCTTTATCAGGAGCTTCCCCGCAGGATTCCCCGCTATTTGCTGCCGATTGCCCGATGTCCGGAGATCAGGAAAGCCAAATATGGTACCAGCGGGGGCGTCAGAGGAGCTGCATTTCTGAATCTGAAGCCCTAA
- the mobB gene encoding molybdopterin-guanine dinucleotide biosynthesis protein B gives MTINSSILPNIPVLGFAAFSGTGKTTLLESLIPELIRQGIRVGVYKHSHHVIEQDQPGKDSFRLRKAGASQTLLATPERAILTTEFPDSSADFYHLLQQFDTENLDVILIEGCKEKHLPKIELHRHEITRPWLYPDDPDIIAVATDVTIDCRLPCLNLNDVVQIAEFIQQYIRNF, from the coding sequence ATGACGATTAATTCATCCATACTACCGAATATTCCTGTTCTCGGCTTTGCGGCGTTTTCCGGAACGGGAAAAACAACACTGCTGGAATCGTTGATTCCCGAACTGATCCGACAGGGAATCCGGGTCGGTGTATACAAACATTCACACCATGTGATTGAACAGGATCAACCCGGAAAAGATAGTTTCCGGCTCCGTAAGGCCGGCGCATCTCAAACTTTGCTGGCAACACCGGAGCGTGCAATACTGACGACTGAATTCCCAGACTCTTCTGCCGATTTCTATCACTTACTCCAACAATTCGACACTGAGAATCTGGATGTGATCCTGATTGAAGGATGTAAAGAAAAACACTTGCCAAAAATTGAGCTACATCGTCACGAAATCACACGCCCGTGGTTATATCCGGATGATCCGGATATTATTGCCGTCGCAACGGATGTAACCATCGACTGCCGCCTTCCGTGTCTGAACTTAAACGATGTGGTTCAGATCGCTGAATTCATACAGCAATATATACGGAATTTTTAG
- the mobA gene encoding molybdenum cofactor guanylyltransferase MobA, translated as MLEEHQVTWVILAGGQSSRMGGQDKGLLLYQGRPLIEHVLEALKPQASSIWICANRNQSAYRQYAPVIEDLYPDYPGPLAGLHTALKHAETEWIGILPCDGPLISSDLVQRFCRAVTKDGKIYVAHDGEKRQPVYALAHRSVLSQLESFLEQGDRKVALFFDQVGAHLVDCHDIPSMFMNVNTPEQLLNLEKQQTQ; from the coding sequence ATGCTCGAAGAACATCAAGTTACCTGGGTCATTCTTGCCGGAGGACAATCTTCACGGATGGGCGGTCAGGATAAAGGCCTGCTTCTTTATCAGGGACGCCCGTTGATAGAACACGTACTTGAAGCACTGAAACCTCAGGCTTCCTCCATCTGGATTTGTGCAAATCGTAATCAGTCGGCTTACCGGCAATATGCACCTGTTATCGAAGATCTCTATCCGGATTATCCCGGTCCTCTGGCAGGATTACATACCGCACTAAAGCATGCCGAAACCGAATGGATTGGTATCCTTCCCTGCGATGGTCCGTTAATCAGTAGTGATCTGGTTCAGCGTTTTTGCCGGGCAGTCACTAAAGACGGAAAAATTTATGTCGCCCATGATGGTGAAAAACGCCAGCCTGTTTACGCCCTTGCCCATCGTTCAGTGCTCAGTCAGCTTGAAAGTTTTCTGGAACAGGGTGACCGGAAAGTCGCACTCTTTTTTGATCAAGTCGGAGCTCATCTCGTTGACTGTCATGATATTCCATCTATGTTCATGAATGTAAATACTCCGGAACAGCTATTAAATCTGGAAAAACAGCAGACCCAGTAA
- a CDS encoding sigma-54-dependent transcriptional regulator, producing the protein MTTLVKPLTERQYQTFSVLVISHQTETQMQLQQALSGHVSRLDTVTTPESMMHSSQLLALYDLIIFDTRACQQHELNHIVSFFEGEILLILSENELKSEIVQGRYYLLYPMTDHQIQQAAKCALQRLIETQKYTALAQDLQKYHQTTIVGASEKTKQLKQQIKQYASSKAPVLIEGEAGTGKELAARAIHEASGRVGPFVVVNCSKLSSDSATAELLCNHGGSLRLANHGTLFLDGAENISADFQHILVQLLEGRTIQSVSGNSSYLIDVRLISASTKGMLNAVMENTFSRELYERLSVLKMNISPLRERPADLRELFPYLTGRLCNKLSLPVPEWQNEYDFEQGTYEWPGNIREVRNLIERCLLLNKSPNDYWQEYMLQQSRHASKVVIAVSHHSEIPEFQTIGTSSRRGYPSDWSLRETEKAHIQQVVDFFDGNKSAAARQLGISRKTLDRKYKE; encoded by the coding sequence ATGACGACACTTGTGAAACCACTGACTGAACGACAGTACCAGACATTTTCTGTTTTGGTTATCAGCCATCAGACTGAAACGCAGATGCAGCTTCAGCAGGCATTGTCCGGTCATGTTTCCCGATTAGATACAGTCACCACTCCTGAAAGCATGATGCACAGTAGTCAGTTACTTGCACTCTATGATCTGATCATATTTGATACACGTGCCTGCCAGCAACATGAGCTAAACCATATCGTATCCTTTTTCGAAGGGGAGATTTTACTTATCCTCAGTGAAAATGAACTGAAATCGGAGATCGTTCAGGGCCGGTATTATCTGTTGTATCCAATGACTGATCATCAGATCCAACAAGCGGCTAAATGTGCGCTGCAGCGGTTGATTGAGACCCAAAAATATACGGCACTTGCTCAGGATCTGCAGAAATATCATCAGACTACCATTGTCGGAGCTTCAGAGAAGACCAAGCAACTCAAACAGCAAATTAAGCAGTACGCATCATCCAAAGCCCCGGTTCTTATTGAAGGAGAAGCTGGTACAGGTAAAGAACTGGCTGCCAGAGCGATTCATGAAGCAAGTGGGCGTGTCGGACCTTTCGTTGTTGTCAATTGTTCAAAACTCAGCTCTGATTCAGCAACGGCTGAACTGCTGTGTAATCATGGTGGTTCACTGCGCCTTGCAAATCACGGCACTCTGTTTCTGGATGGAGCCGAAAACATTTCTGCTGATTTTCAGCATATTTTAGTTCAGCTACTTGAAGGACGGACAATTCAGTCTGTCAGTGGAAATTCTTCTTATCTGATCGATGTTCGTCTGATCTCTGCCAGTACGAAAGGAATGCTCAATGCTGTTATGGAGAATACTTTTTCCAGAGAATTATATGAGCGATTGTCTGTACTGAAAATGAATATCTCTCCTTTACGTGAAAGGCCTGCTGATCTGAGAGAATTATTCCCTTATCTGACCGGCCGTCTTTGCAATAAACTGTCACTCCCGGTGCCGGAATGGCAGAATGAATATGATTTTGAACAGGGAACATATGAGTGGCCTGGAAATATCAGAGAAGTGAGAAACCTGATTGAACGCTGTTTACTTTTGAATAAATCGCCCAATGATTATTGGCAGGAATATATGCTTCAACAGTCACGTCATGCCTCAAAAGTTGTGATTGCAGTTTCTCATCATAGTGAAATCCCTGAGTTTCAGACAATAGGGACGTCATCAAGGCGAGGTTATCCGAGTGACTGGAGTCTCCGGGAAACAGAAAAAGCACATATTCAACAAGTAGTTGATTTTTTTGATGGGAATAAGTCTGCTGCGGCCCGTCAGCTTGGCATTTCGCGCAAGACACTCGACAGAAAATATAAAGAGTAG
- a CDS encoding DUF3305 domain-containing protein: MSHSTKRIKSETMWPIECQFIEHQITSGAWVTQQTQLVGFKLIPDDLSANLGVLQLQRSERKDYRNNLKADPPKLYAILYTTPQREICTLTASPRAAQRFMDQKFLVLSNQMPEEVRLWIESYVHKR, translated from the coding sequence ATGTCACATTCAACAAAACGAATTAAATCAGAGACGATGTGGCCGATTGAATGTCAGTTTATTGAGCATCAAATCACATCGGGTGCATGGGTTACTCAGCAGACCCAGCTTGTCGGTTTCAAATTGATTCCTGACGATTTATCGGCGAATCTCGGAGTTTTACAACTTCAGCGTAGTGAGAGGAAAGACTATCGGAATAATCTGAAAGCAGATCCTCCCAAACTATACGCGATATTATATACAACGCCTCAACGGGAAATCTGTACCCTGACGGCTTCTCCCAGAGCGGCTCAAAGGTTTATGGATCAGAAATTTCTGGTTTTATCAAATCAGATGCCGGAAGAAGTCAGGTTGTGGATTGAATCATATGTACATAAGCGCTAA
- a CDS encoding ammonium transporter — protein MEHNLSQVQGAVQTLTQSSDTLFLLLGAIMVFLMHAGFAFLEVGTVRKKNQVNALVKILVDFGVSTIAYFFIGYWVAYDTTFFSSAEVLAAGNGYELVKFFFLLTFAAAIPAIVSGGIAERARFYPIMIATFFTVGVVYPYFEGIIWNGNYQFQNWLESHFGYAFHDFAGSVVVHAVGGWIALVAVIFLGMRKGRIRAGKHTNFAPSNIPFLALGAWILSVGWFGFNVMSAQTLNGISGLVAMNSLMAMAGGILAAFVVGKNDPGFIHNGPLAGLVAVCAGSDLMHPLGALITGVVAGVLFVWVFTWLQNKTHIDDVLGVWPLHGLCGAWGGVAAGIFGQQSLGGLGGVSFVSQFMGTAAGIIVALLGSLIVYGSLQKLIGLRLSEEEEFNGADLSIHKISATNEE, from the coding sequence ATGGAGCACAACTTAAGCCAGGTGCAGGGTGCTGTACAAACACTGACTCAAAGTTCGGATACACTGTTTTTGCTGTTGGGAGCCATCATGGTTTTCCTGATGCATGCCGGATTTGCTTTTCTGGAAGTCGGGACTGTCCGGAAGAAGAATCAGGTCAATGCTCTGGTCAAAATACTGGTTGATTTCGGCGTATCGACTATTGCTTATTTTTTCATCGGTTACTGGGTTGCATACGATACGACTTTTTTCTCCAGCGCCGAAGTTCTTGCGGCCGGTAACGGTTATGAATTGGTAAAATTTTTCTTTCTGCTTACCTTTGCGGCAGCTATTCCTGCAATCGTCTCTGGTGGGATTGCTGAGAGAGCCCGCTTTTACCCAATTATGATCGCAACATTTTTTACGGTTGGTGTGGTTTATCCCTATTTTGAAGGCATTATCTGGAACGGTAACTATCAGTTTCAGAACTGGCTTGAGAGTCACTTCGGTTATGCATTTCATGATTTTGCCGGTTCGGTTGTCGTGCATGCTGTTGGCGGATGGATTGCCTTGGTTGCTGTGATTTTTCTGGGAATGAGAAAGGGGAGAATCCGTGCCGGGAAACATACTAACTTCGCACCGTCAAATATTCCGTTTCTGGCTCTGGGAGCCTGGATTCTGAGTGTCGGATGGTTTGGATTTAATGTGATGTCAGCCCAGACACTGAACGGTATCAGCGGACTTGTCGCAATGAATTCTCTGATGGCTATGGCCGGAGGAATTCTGGCAGCATTTGTTGTCGGGAAAAATGACCCCGGATTTATTCACAATGGTCCTTTAGCCGGTTTGGTTGCTGTTTGTGCCGGTTCCGATCTGATGCATCCGCTTGGGGCATTGATTACCGGTGTGGTTGCCGGTGTACTTTTCGTTTGGGTATTTACCTGGTTACAGAATAAAACCCATATCGATGATGTTCTGGGTGTCTGGCCGTTACATGGTTTGTGTGGTGCCTGGGGTGGCGTTGCTGCCGGTATTTTCGGTCAGCAATCACTTGGCGGACTGGGTGGTGTAAGTTTCGTTTCCCAATTTATGGGAACTGCTGCTGGTATCATTGTTGCTTTACTCGGTTCCTTGATTGTCTATGGTTCACTTCAGAAACTCATCGGATTAAGACTTTCTGAAGAAGAAGAATTTAATGGTGCTGATTTGTCTATTCACAAGATATCAGCAACAAACGAAGAATAA
- a CDS encoding aromatic amino acid transport family protein, translated as MNTTVLAQSNKYSSGKWTYKDFTWCLSLFGTAVGAGVLFLPIKAGAGGFWPLVILALIAAPMTWFAHKSLARFVLSAHHPEADITDTVEEHFGKTGANLITFAYFFAIYPIVLIYGVGITNTVDSFLVHQLALPSIPRWLLSGVLILAMTGGVVFGKNLMLKATSLMVYPLVVILLALSVYLIPDWNTSMLEVKPDWQEMPMIIWLAIPLIVFSFNHSPIISQFTKEQRLAYGDDASQKTDMITGGAAVMLMAFVMFFVFSVVLSLSPEQLSVAQEQNISVLSYLANEHDSPLISYLGPIVAFAAITSSYFGHFLGAHEGLVGLVKSRSEMKVKSIENYSLIFIVLSTWIVAIVNPSILGMIETMGAPMIAAILFIMPIYAMRRVPAMKKFSTSVPVQIFTAICGLAAITSVICSAL; from the coding sequence ATGAATACAACAGTATTAGCACAAAGTAACAAATATTCATCTGGTAAATGGACTTACAAAGATTTTACATGGTGCCTCTCTCTGTTTGGAACAGCAGTCGGGGCTGGCGTACTTTTCCTGCCGATTAAAGCCGGAGCCGGTGGTTTCTGGCCATTGGTCATTCTGGCCCTTATTGCCGCTCCGATGACATGGTTCGCTCATAAGAGTCTGGCTCGTTTTGTTTTGTCTGCTCACCATCCGGAGGCTGATATTACGGATACGGTGGAAGAACATTTTGGTAAGACCGGGGCAAATTTGATTACATTTGCTTACTTCTTTGCAATTTACCCCATTGTTTTAATTTATGGCGTTGGAATCACTAACACCGTGGATTCATTTCTGGTTCACCAACTGGCACTGCCATCGATTCCCCGCTGGCTACTTTCCGGGGTGTTGATTCTCGCGATGACCGGTGGTGTGGTTTTTGGTAAAAACCTGATGCTGAAAGCGACCTCTCTGATGGTTTATCCTCTGGTTGTGATTCTGCTGGCATTATCGGTTTATCTGATTCCTGACTGGAATACTTCAATGCTGGAAGTAAAGCCGGACTGGCAGGAGATGCCAATGATTATCTGGCTGGCTATTCCTTTGATTGTTTTTTCATTCAATCATAGTCCGATTATCAGTCAGTTTACTAAGGAGCAGCGTCTGGCCTACGGAGATGACGCATCGCAGAAAACCGACATGATCACCGGTGGCGCAGCAGTGATGCTGATGGCATTCGTGATGTTTTTTGTCTTCTCTGTTGTGCTGTCGCTTTCACCGGAGCAGCTATCTGTTGCTCAGGAGCAGAATATTTCTGTGCTATCTTATCTGGCAAACGAGCATGATTCTCCGCTCATTTCTTATCTGGGGCCAATCGTGGCATTTGCTGCAATTACCTCCAGTTACTTTGGTCACTTTCTGGGTGCTCATGAAGGTCTGGTTGGTCTGGTTAAATCCCGTAGTGAGATGAAGGTGAAATCAATTGAAAACTATTCTTTAATTTTCATCGTATTGAGCACCTGGATTGTTGCAATCGTCAATCCGAGCATTTTAGGTATGATTGAAACAATGGGTGCACCGATGATTGCTGCCATTCTGTTTATCATGCCGATCTATGCAATGAGACGTGTACCTGCAATGAAAAAATTCAGTACCTCTGTACCGGTACAGATTTTCACTGCAATATGCGGGTTGGCTGCTATCACATCCGTTATCTGTAGTGCTTTGTAA
- the cobB gene encoding Sir2 family NAD+-dependent deacetylase — translation MDYPYRNIVVLTGAGISAESGIQTFRAQDGLWENHRIEEVATPEGFERNPELVQDFYNQRRQKLLSEVIQPNPAHLALGRLEAELDGQVTIVTQNIDNLHERGGSKNVIHMHGELLKARCSESQQVIEQSEDLKMGDLCHCCQIPSQMRPHIVWFGEMPLRMGDIYTALEQADLFISIGTSGVVYPAAGFVHDARMHGAHTIEINLEPSAVESEFVEKRYGKASIEVPKLVEELLLAE, via the coding sequence ATGGATTATCCATATCGTAACATTGTTGTACTGACCGGAGCTGGGATCTCCGCAGAATCAGGAATTCAGACATTCCGGGCTCAGGATGGTTTATGGGAAAACCACCGCATTGAAGAGGTTGCGACTCCCGAAGGATTTGAACGTAACCCGGAGTTAGTTCAGGACTTTTATAATCAGCGTCGTCAGAAACTACTTTCTGAAGTCATCCAGCCCAATCCGGCTCATCTTGCATTGGGGCGCCTTGAAGCAGAATTGGATGGTCAGGTCACGATTGTGACGCAAAATATAGACAACCTCCACGAGCGGGGCGGGAGTAAGAACGTTATCCACATGCATGGTGAATTACTGAAAGCCCGCTGTAGCGAGTCTCAGCAGGTCATTGAGCAGAGTGAAGACCTGAAAATGGGTGATCTGTGCCATTGTTGCCAGATTCCTTCTCAGATGCGGCCTCATATTGTGTGGTTCGGAGAAATGCCGCTCAGAATGGGAGATATATACACGGCTCTCGAACAGGCTGACCTGTTTATTTCAATTGGGACTTCCGGAGTGGTTTATCCTGCGGCCGGTTTTGTTCATGATGCAAGAATGCATGGTGCACATACGATAGAGATCAATCTTGAACCGAGTGCGGTAGAGAGTGAATTTGTCGAGAAACGTTATGGGAAGGCCAGTATTGAAGTTCCAAAACTGGTTGAAGAGTTGCTTCTGGCTGAATAG
- a CDS encoding extracellular solute-binding protein — MKNKFYAGILSTAALFSGYSMASDDQELYFYNWSEYIPNEVLQDFTKETGIKVIYSTYESNETMYAKLKTQGSGYDLVVPSTYFVSKMRKEGMLQPIDKTQLSNFDGLDPNYLNKSFDPNNSYSIPYIWGATGIGVNTDVVDKSTLHKWDDLWDSKWKGQLLLMDDAREVFHIALSKLGYSPNTTNPDEIKAAYETLKQLIPNVLVFNSDFPANPYIAGEVSLGMLWNGSAYMARQEGAPIDIVWPEKGAIFWMDSLAIPSGAKNVEAAHKMINFLLRPENAAKIALEIGYPTPVKAAYKLLPGEFANDPNIFPPQSVMDNGTWQDEVGDANRLYEEYFQKLKVSD; from the coding sequence ATGAAAAACAAATTTTATGCAGGCATTTTGTCTACAGCAGCGTTATTTTCTGGCTATAGTATGGCAAGTGATGATCAGGAGCTTTATTTTTACAACTGGTCTGAATATATTCCTAACGAAGTTCTTCAGGATTTCACCAAAGAAACCGGCATTAAAGTCATTTACTCAACTTATGAATCAAATGAGACTATGTATGCCAAATTAAAGACACAGGGATCGGGTTATGATCTTGTTGTACCATCGACCTACTTTGTCTCCAAGATGCGCAAAGAAGGGATGCTGCAACCCATTGACAAAACTCAGCTATCCAATTTTGACGGACTTGATCCGAATTACCTGAATAAGTCTTTTGATCCTAATAACAGCTATTCGATTCCTTATATCTGGGGAGCAACAGGTATCGGAGTCAACACGGATGTCGTCGATAAGTCGACACTCCACAAATGGGATGATTTGTGGGACAGTAAATGGAAAGGCCAGCTACTTCTGATGGATGATGCCCGGGAAGTATTTCATATCGCCCTTTCCAAACTGGGATATTCACCGAATACGACCAACCCGGACGAAATCAAAGCGGCCTATGAAACATTGAAACAACTGATCCCGAACGTTCTGGTTTTCAATTCTGATTTCCCAGCTAATCCATATATTGCCGGCGAAGTATCTCTGGGAATGCTGTGGAATGGCTCTGCTTATATGGCACGTCAGGAAGGCGCTCCGATTGATATTGTCTGGCCTGAAAAAGGCGCGATATTCTGGATGGACAGTCTGGCAATCCCTTCAGGAGCCAAAAATGTTGAAGCTGCTCATAAGATGATTAACTTCCTGCTTCGTCCTGAAAATGCTGCAAAAATTGCGCTGGAAATCGGTTATCCAACGCCGGTAAAAGCAGCATACAAACTACTGCCAGGCGAATTTGCTAATGATCCGAACATCTTCCCACCACAATCCGTCATGGATAACGGTACCTGGCAGGATGAAGTCGGAGATGCAAACCGTCTTTACGAAGAATATTTCCAGAAATTGAAGGTTAGTGACTGA
- the potC gene encoding spermidine/putrescine ABC transporter permease PotC: MLKTARFGLMTLVYSFLYLPILVLIANSFNANKFGMRWDGFSGKWYGTLTENAGLMQAAWHSLNVAVFSATAATIIGSLTAVALFRYRFRGKTLVNGMLFVVMMSPDIVMAISLLALFLVMGIHLGFLTLFFSHITFCLPFVVVAVYTRLNGFDIKMLEAARDLGAGEWVILQKIIFPLAKPAIASGWLISFTLSLDDVIISSFVTGPAYEILPLKIYSMVKVGISPEVNALATIMLLISFTLVFISHYIGRDKYQSKQK; the protein is encoded by the coding sequence ATGCTAAAAACAGCTCGCTTCGGTTTAATGACTCTTGTATACAGCTTTTTATATCTACCGATCCTTGTTTTAATTGCAAACTCATTTAATGCCAATAAATTCGGAATGAGATGGGATGGTTTTTCAGGTAAATGGTATGGAACGCTCACAGAAAATGCAGGCCTGATGCAGGCAGCCTGGCATTCTCTGAATGTGGCTGTCTTTTCTGCAACTGCGGCAACAATAATTGGAAGTCTGACCGCTGTTGCCCTGTTTCGCTATCGGTTCCGTGGAAAAACACTTGTCAATGGTATGCTGTTTGTGGTGATGATGTCACCGGATATCGTAATGGCAATTTCTCTGCTGGCATTATTTCTTGTCATGGGAATTCATCTGGGGTTTCTGACATTATTTTTCTCCCATATCACATTCTGCCTGCCTTTTGTTGTTGTGGCCGTTTATACACGACTGAATGGTTTCGATATAAAAATGCTGGAAGCAGCCCGGGATCTCGGGGCCGGTGAGTGGGTCATTTTACAGAAAATAATTTTCCCCCTCGCCAAACCAGCCATCGCTTCAGGATGGTTAATCAGTTTTACCTTATCACTGGATGATGTCATTATCAGCTCATTTGTTACCGGACCAGCCTACGAAATTCTCCCCTTAAAAATTTACTCAATGGTTAAAGTGGGTATTTCTCCGGAAGTGAATGCACTTGCCACGATTATGTTACTTATTTCATTCACTCTGGTTTTCATCTCCCACTACATCGGGAGAGACAAATATCAGTCGAAGCAAAAGTGA
- the potB gene encoding spermidine/putrescine ABC transporter permease PotB: MKIRNINLRQAIIYLVVGWLLIFVFIPNLMVIATSFLTRDNVHLIDFTLTWENYTRLIDPLYARVLAHSFYMAGIATVLCLLIGYPFAFAIARMPASRRPFMLFLVIVPFWTNSLIRTYGLKIVLGTNGILNKSLLALGIIDTPFRVMYTETAVMIGLVYILLPFMILPLYSAFEKLDYAYIEAARDLGANKVQTLTRIIIPLTMPGIIGGCLLVLLPALGMFYISDLLGGAKNLLIGNVIKNQVLNSRDWPAGAATSISLTIVMALLLYIYYKAGRLLNRKMEL, encoded by the coding sequence ATGAAAATACGCAACATTAATCTTCGTCAGGCCATTATCTATCTGGTTGTCGGCTGGTTGTTGATCTTTGTTTTTATTCCTAATCTGATGGTTATCGCAACCAGTTTTCTGACTCGGGATAATGTCCACCTTATCGACTTTACCCTGACGTGGGAAAATTATACCCGGCTGATTGATCCTTTATATGCCAGGGTGCTCGCCCACTCATTTTACATGGCTGGTATCGCAACCGTTTTATGCCTGCTCATTGGTTATCCTTTTGCATTTGCTATCGCAAGAATGCCTGCATCCCGGCGTCCTTTTATGCTGTTTCTGGTCATTGTCCCGTTCTGGACCAATTCTCTCATCCGGACCTATGGGCTGAAAATCGTACTGGGAACCAATGGGATACTCAACAAATCATTACTGGCTCTGGGAATCATCGACACACCATTTCGGGTTATGTATACCGAAACGGCAGTCATGATCGGATTAGTTTATATTCTGCTCCCTTTCATGATACTGCCACTTTATTCTGCATTCGAAAAACTGGATTATGCTTATATTGAAGCTGCCAGAGATTTAGGCGCCAATAAAGTACAAACTTTAACCAGAATTATTATTCCTTTAACCATGCCGGGAATTATCGGCGGTTGTTTACTGGTGTTATTACCGGCACTTGGTATGTTTTATATTTCAGACTTGCTTGGTGGTGCGAAGAACCTGTTGATCGGCAACGTGATCAAAAATCAGGTTCTTAATTCCAGAGACTGGCCTGCCGGAGCAGCAACCAGTATCTCTCTGACGATCGTCATGGCACTACTCCTATATATTTATTATAAAGCCGGACGGCTGTTAAACAGAAAAATGGAACTTTAA